The following nucleotide sequence is from Deltaproteobacteria bacterium.
AGGAAGACATCTTAAGGGATTTTTTCTCCAGCCCTGACGCCCGTCAGGCCTTCAGGGACCTGAGTCAGGAGTTCAAACGGTTCGGGTTCCGTTTTGATGAGAAATTTTTACAGCGCCTTTTTTTCGGCGGTCGAGGATTCTTCTTTAGTGGAATTTTTTTCACAGGCCCCTTTTTCGGCCGCATGCAAAGGAGACAACGGCCAATCTCCGAAAGCTCCCGGCGTATCGGGCTGTGGGGCCGGGTCGGTCAAATCATCAAACAGAAGGCGCAGCAGCTTATTGGCCCGTCGAAGCAAACCCTGGTGGCCAATGAGTCGGATATAAAGTTTAACCTGACCATTTCCGAGGCCCAGGCCGCTTCGGGCATGCAGGCCCAGGTGGCCTATAAACGGAACGGGCGGACTTCAAAAATTTCGGTGCGCATCCCGCCCGGGACCAGGGACGGCGCTCGCCTGCGGCTTAAAAATATGGGCCGTCATCGGTCGGACGGTACCAGGGGCGACCTTTATCTTCACATCCGGGTTTCTTCCTGAGAGCTGTTTTTTTGCTCAGACATCAAGCGCCTTATCGTTTCCTGGGCCTGGAGGGCCGGGCCGTATTCCGGGTCCATTTCCAGGGCGCGCTTCAGCCACTCCACGGCCTCTTCCAGCCGGTCCTGATCCTGGATGACACGCCCCAAATGGTAATAGACCTCGCGGCTGTGGACTCCCATATTCAGGGCCTGGCGGTACTGGTCCTCAGCCCCGGCCAGGTCGCGGACACAGAGAAGCGCTCTGGCCAGACGCTCTCTAAAGAGGGCGTTGCTTTTGTCCAGGTCCACGCTTTGCCTGGTCAATGAAAGAGCCACCTCCAGGTCGGCGCCTTTGTCCATGAAAAGCACCCCGAGCTGGCTCATGGAAGCCGCGTCTTTGGGGTCGCATCTGACCGCAGCCTTATAGGCGTTAATGGCCTCGTCGTCGCGACCGGCCCGGAGCAGGCTTTCTCCCAGGTACCGGAACACAATGGGGCGGCTGTCTTCAGCCTTTTCAGCCCGCTCAAGGCTTGCGACCGCTTCATCAATCCTCTCAAGCTCCAGGGCCATCTTGCCCAGTTGAAAGAGGACATCAAAATTCTGTCCGTCAATCTCAGCGGCGCGGCGAAAGTTTTCCAGGGCCTCCATGGGCCGGTCGGCCATGGCAAAGGCAAACCCCTGATTGAAATGGGCCATCAGGTTTTGCGGGTCCAGCTTCATGACCTTGCCAAAGCACTCGAGGGCCAGGTCCAGGTGGCGCTCATAACCGTAACAAACCCCGAGGCTGTTGAGTACGTTCAGGTCATCCGGGTCCAGTTCCAGGGCCTTTTCGAACTCGGCCACGGCCTCCTCAAGGTCTCCGGCCTCGAACAGTTTATCCGCGCTGATATTAAGGCTGACGGCATCAAAGGCCGCTTGAGAATCGGGCCCGAAGAAGGAGGCGTGCTCCAGCGCTTTCTGGGCATTGACCAGTGTGTCGGGCCGGGTAAAAGATGCACACGGATAAACAGCCAGGCCAAGGGAGACGGTTTGAGGGTGGCGGCCATTAACCTTGCTCCGCCATGTTTCCGCCAGAGTCTGGGCCGCGGCTTCATCCATACCCGGGCTGAAAACAACCAGGCAGTCCGCACTGAAGCGGCCGGTGAGGGCCTTTTGCGGCATGTCTTCCTGAAGCATGTCGTACAGGCTTTTAAACTGCTGATCGCTCAGCAGGCGGCCCATGGTCTGGCGGTAGCTGTCATACCCGTCCACCCGGACCAGAATGATGCCGAATTTCTCCTCTTCCTCCATACGCTCGTCAAAGAGCCGGATAAAACCCAGATGATCCGGGATGCCAAGCAGAGGGTCCAGCCGTTCCTTGTCCTCCTGAAGCCCGGCGGGAGGCTCCTCCCTAGCCGTCTGGCTGAGGGCCAGGGTGTCTCCGGCCTTGACCCGGCTCAGCGAGTCCCGCAGGTTGATGACCTCGCCCACCGCGAAATTCTCCTGCACCTCGGCCAGAACCACCTCGCCTTTGAAGTCAATCTCATCACCCCGGCCCATGCCGCTCAAACTGAAGACCTGACCGACCCTGGCCCCGACCACCCGGCCGAGGTTGACCACGACCCGGTTCAGAGGCAGAACCTGAACTATCCGGCCTCCCTTTTTGAGTATCTCCCCAAAGGTAAAGACGCGGGTCTCATCACCAGCCAGGGCTTGGCTCAGGGCCAGCTCAACCTTCAAAGACAGGGCCTCGGCCAGTTCACCTTCGTCGCCGACCGCCGCCTCGGTCTGACCATACTCATCGGTGAAATCCAGCGGATAGGCCGCCAGGCCAAAGTTCAGGGTCATGCGAGGCAGGTCCTGGCCTTCAAAGGACTGAGGCGGGTCTTGCATGGCTTCAGCCAGATCGAGTCCGGCCTGAATATCCTGGCGCGGCAGTACCAGACCGAGGCGGCCTGGCGCCAGCCGCACGGCGCAGAATGACGGCGAAGCTAGCTCGCGCAGGCTTTGGGCCAGAGCCCGCATTGCCCGGCCAGCCTCGAGGCGGCCGTAAGTTGAAGCCAGGTCATTAAATTTGGCGATCTCCACCAGCA
It contains:
- a CDS encoding J domain-containing protein yields the protein MALKDNYYHILGIDQRAGPEEIKQAYRQLALKYHPDRNPGDMAAEERFKLMSEAYAVLTDPVKRSQYDRTLASDFDHKREPDHGFTYTQEDILRDFFSSPDARQAFRDLSQEFKRFGFRFDEKFLQRLFFGGRGFFFSGIFFTGPFFGRMQRRQRPISESSRRIGLWGRVGQIIKQKAQQLIGPSKQTLVANESDIKFNLTISEAQAASGMQAQVAYKRNGRTSKISVRIPPGTRDGARLRLKNMGRHRSDGTRGDLYLHIRVSS
- a CDS encoding tetratricopeptide repeat protein, encoding MREFFKRQGIRLEVEDIARYARILIDDLSPVLGSEDFRLLLLDSPDQEAGLNEAQTRALAENNLYYDQATWELHLPVVYNDRPLAMLTAALPVVFDLPEAAHSLLLALVKQSLEKVLLYKINITDQETGLYNEDYFRAYLKRELQTFMGRGSGRGLPKPLSFGGEGDYPGLTVLLVEIAKFNDLASTYGRLEAGRAMRALAQSLRELASPSFCAVRLAPGRLGLVLPRQDIQAGLDLAEAMQDPPQSFEGQDLPRMTLNFGLAAYPLDFTDEYGQTEAAVGDEGELAEALSLKVELALSQALAGDETRVFTFGEILKKGGRIVQVLPLNRVVVNLGRVVGARVGQVFSLSGMGRGDEIDFKGEVVLAEVQENFAVGEVINLRDSLSRVKAGDTLALSQTAREEPPAGLQEDKERLDPLLGIPDHLGFIRLFDERMEEEEKFGIILVRVDGYDSYRQTMGRLLSDQQFKSLYDMLQEDMPQKALTGRFSADCLVVFSPGMDEAAAQTLAETWRSKVNGRHPQTVSLGLAVYPCASFTRPDTLVNAQKALEHASFFGPDSQAAFDAVSLNISADKLFEAGDLEEAVAEFEKALELDPDDLNVLNSLGVCYGYERHLDLALECFGKVMKLDPQNLMAHFNQGFAFAMADRPMEALENFRRAAEIDGQNFDVLFQLGKMALELERIDEAVASLERAEKAEDSRPIVFRYLGESLLRAGRDDEAINAYKAAVRCDPKDAASMSQLGVLFMDKGADLEVALSLTRQSVDLDKSNALFRERLARALLCVRDLAGAEDQYRQALNMGVHSREVYYHLGRVIQDQDRLEEAVEWLKRALEMDPEYGPALQAQETIRRLMSEQKNSSQEETRM